In Halorhabdus rudnickae, the following proteins share a genomic window:
- a CDS encoding ArsR/SmtB family transcription factor, with the protein MTSLLPLKPSTDRPADRDLDPQLLCLTEESADDILSAISSLTARQILNILYDEPQPASEIATALDSSVQNVSYHLERLEDAALVEVVDTWYSAQGREMAVYGPTNSALVLYTGVETATPSLKRALGRSIGGLGAVGIASVFVHLRWAQSGSLGSSRRIAPIGVRPEPTLLESIMTFITGPGGALLGAGVVLVAVFLVRWYWRYYRPAHERARST; encoded by the coding sequence ATGACATCGCTGCTGCCATTGAAGCCGTCCACTGATCGGCCTGCCGATCGTGATCTCGATCCACAACTTCTCTGTCTCACGGAGGAGTCAGCTGACGATATCCTGTCAGCAATTTCGTCACTGACGGCACGACAGATCCTCAACATCTTGTACGACGAGCCACAGCCTGCCTCCGAGATCGCGACTGCACTGGATTCGTCGGTCCAGAACGTCAGTTATCATCTCGAACGACTAGAAGACGCCGCCCTCGTCGAAGTCGTCGATACATGGTATTCGGCCCAGGGCCGTGAGATGGCTGTTTACGGGCCGACCAACAGCGCCCTTGTGCTGTATACTGGTGTCGAGACGGCAACGCCGTCCCTGAAACGCGCGTTGGGTCGGAGTATCGGTGGACTCGGCGCTGTCGGTATTGCCAGTGTCTTCGTCCATCTGCGATGGGCACAATCCGGATCGCTCGGTTCCTCGCGTCGTATCGCACCGATTGGGGTCCGGCCAGAACCGACCCTCCTGGAATCGATTATGACGTTCATCACTGGACCGGGCGGGGCACTCCTTGGGGCAGGTGTGGTACTCGTTGCGGTGTTCCTGGTCAGGTGGTACTGGCGGTACTATCGACCGGCGCACGAGCGTGCTCGATCGACCTGA
- the glpR gene encoding HTH-type transcriptional regulator GlpR has protein sequence MLPEERRRHIVELIEEGGGRSVRELAEELDVSKATIRRDLDQLESLGHVNRSHGGAVPVPSVGAEESYTNREIQHFEAKRAIGDRAVGEIRDEEIVFFDGGTTTLQAAKCAPEDRSFVAVTNAPPLTEELLSWADDVMLTGGTLRPKTRTLVGPTAEHFMEQKYFDLALLGTNGVHESVGLTTPNEVTAKMKSLMIERSQRVVMLTDGSKFGECSFSQFARIDDIDTLITDKHPPEALERAFDEADVSLITVDVE, from the coding sequence ATGCTCCCAGAAGAACGACGGCGACACATCGTCGAACTGATCGAAGAGGGAGGAGGCCGTTCGGTACGGGAACTCGCCGAAGAACTCGATGTCTCGAAGGCGACGATTCGTCGTGATCTGGACCAGCTGGAATCGCTGGGACACGTCAATCGATCACACGGGGGAGCGGTCCCCGTTCCGTCCGTCGGCGCCGAGGAATCGTATACGAACCGAGAGATCCAGCATTTCGAGGCCAAGCGAGCCATCGGCGATCGCGCAGTCGGAGAGATCCGCGACGAGGAGATCGTCTTTTTCGACGGCGGCACCACCACGCTGCAGGCGGCAAAATGCGCTCCCGAGGACCGGTCGTTCGTCGCCGTCACAAATGCTCCGCCGCTGACTGAGGAGCTACTTTCGTGGGCGGACGATGTGATGCTGACGGGTGGAACGCTTCGGCCCAAAACCCGAACGCTCGTCGGCCCAACAGCCGAGCACTTCATGGAGCAGAAGTACTTCGACCTGGCGTTGTTGGGGACCAACGGCGTTCACGAGTCCGTTGGACTGACCACGCCAAACGAGGTGACGGCGAAGATGAAATCGCTCATGATCGAGCGCTCCCAGCGCGTCGTGATGCTCACCGATGGATCGAAGTTCGGGGAGTGCAGTTTCTCGCAGTTCGCCCGGATCGACGACATCGACACGCTGATCACAGACAAACATCCGCCGGAGGCACTCGAACGGGCCTTCGACGAAGCGGATGTCTCACTCATCACGGTCGATGTCGAATGA
- the pfkB gene encoding 1-phosphofructokinase: MILTVTYNPAVDHTISIETEPHPGRVERATERRFDAGGKGINVSQYLAALDVETAATGLLGGFTGEYVRDLLAAEPFDAPFVGVRDATRLNGTVHAADGEYKFNERGPSVDPTVVEDVLEVVTRELPDRIVVGGSLPPALGPDAIDRIARAGDWETTVDVGGELLGRLESQYACCKPNREELAAATGRTIDSVREAIDAAEELRRTGFDRVVVSLGADGAALISDDERLYAPPIETTVRDTVGAGDALLSGVLAGFEWGTSAKQALALGVAVASRAVATAGSSVPDLEDVGAIQDRVDVVDRSHGPR; this comes from the coding sequence ATGATACTCACCGTCACGTACAACCCGGCCGTCGATCACACGATCAGCATCGAGACTGAACCGCATCCGGGACGGGTCGAGCGCGCCACAGAACGCCGGTTCGACGCTGGCGGGAAGGGGATCAACGTGTCCCAGTACCTCGCCGCCCTCGACGTCGAAACAGCCGCGACGGGACTCCTCGGAGGGTTCACGGGCGAATACGTCAGGGATCTCCTCGCAGCGGAACCGTTCGACGCCCCGTTCGTCGGTGTCAGGGACGCGACGCGTCTGAACGGAACGGTCCACGCCGCCGACGGCGAGTACAAGTTCAACGAACGTGGACCGTCGGTGGACCCGACTGTCGTCGAAGACGTTCTGGAGGTCGTCACCCGCGAGTTGCCCGACCGAATCGTCGTCGGGGGAAGTCTCCCACCGGCACTCGGTCCCGACGCGATCGATCGGATCGCCCGGGCCGGCGACTGGGAGACGACGGTCGACGTCGGCGGTGAGTTGCTCGGGCGACTCGAATCCCAATACGCGTGCTGTAAACCGAACCGCGAGGAACTTGCGGCAGCGACCGGGCGCACGATCGACTCCGTCCGGGAAGCGATCGACGCCGCCGAGGAACTCCGCCGGACGGGATTCGATCGCGTCGTCGTCTCCCTGGGTGCGGACGGAGCGGCGCTGATCTCGGATGACGAACGGCTATACGCCCCACCAATAGAGACCACTGTTAGAGACACCGTAGGGGCCGGCGACGCCTTGTTGTCGGGCGTATTGGCGGGGTTCGAGTGGGGCACGTCTGCGAAGCAAGCGTTGGCACTGGGTGTCGCTGTCGCGTCCCGTGCCGTCGCCACGGCCGGGTCCAGCGTTCCGGACCTCGAGGATGTCGGTGCGATACAGGACCGCGTCGACGTAGTGGATCGTTCTCACGGGCCACGGTGA